One stretch of Brevibacillus laterosporus DNA includes these proteins:
- a CDS encoding methyltransferase: MTENRRLRTVVCGSRFGQFYLEAVKALPEQFELVGILAKGSERSQNCAERYGIPLYTDVEQLPADIDLACVVLRSTVMGGNGTEMSLKLLARNIHVISEQPIHHKDLALCLKLARQQGVNFKTGDLYVHLPAVRRFVACARTMLEQQPALYIDAVCATQVSFPLMHILQEALPSIRPWKISHVLKDEGPFQVITGLLGKIPITLRAHNEVDPNDPDNHLHLLHRVTIGVAGGSLSLTDTHGPVVWQPRLHVPDLSNIHGELAEAPPAHMLENSTQILGPAEPTSYKDILMTQWPRAIGKDLVAMRDMILGQVNKSAMDTQAQQELLCSRQWQDWTQALGYPVLRSNSSHQPLSIESLQKAALSITEDLCDHTDSATDPEVKNNVFACTAYAEGELRGIDAGLVRMCVERLDEAALSSMLFALQSLGALTTPEHGYSEDDIFSAVKVAPRHQPVIMRWLQILTERGYLAQSGREYQCAIRMTADEVQRRWDSVKKAWNGKLGSPIVIDYLMANADKLPELINDSQQAALLLFPEGRMNVANALYRDTLMARYLNKSVAEAVMRIAAIKQATSSSLSATSKVSLRILEVGAGTGATTDVVVERLKASVSKQLNLEYLYTDVSHFFLSTARERFKDYPWMRFQTVDIDKDLFTQGLTPGSVDIVIAAGMLNNARDTDQVMNNLMQSLAPGGWLVITEPTREFVEMLISQAFMMTPPEDDRKNTQSTFMSVQQWTDVIQRAGAKEFVVLPNEEHPLAPLGQKLFVVRKEADADVQ, from the coding sequence ATGACAGAGAATCGTAGGTTGCGTACCGTGGTATGTGGTTCCCGATTTGGACAGTTCTACCTTGAGGCTGTAAAGGCATTGCCGGAACAGTTTGAATTGGTAGGTATATTGGCAAAGGGCAGTGAGCGCTCCCAAAATTGCGCAGAACGTTACGGAATTCCGTTGTACACAGATGTTGAGCAACTTCCTGCCGACATTGACCTTGCTTGCGTCGTATTACGCTCCACAGTCATGGGCGGCAATGGCACCGAGATGTCGCTTAAACTGCTTGCCCGCAACATTCATGTCATTTCTGAGCAGCCGATTCATCACAAAGATCTGGCTCTTTGCCTGAAGCTGGCACGGCAACAGGGGGTAAATTTCAAGACAGGTGATCTCTACGTGCATCTGCCTGCTGTGCGTCGTTTTGTTGCGTGCGCCCGCACAATGCTGGAACAACAACCAGCGCTCTACATTGATGCTGTGTGTGCCACTCAGGTTTCTTTCCCGCTCATGCATATATTGCAAGAAGCATTGCCTAGTATTCGTCCATGGAAAATCAGTCATGTTCTCAAGGATGAGGGGCCGTTTCAAGTAATAACCGGCCTACTTGGAAAAATTCCGATTACGTTGCGGGCCCATAATGAGGTCGACCCGAACGATCCAGACAACCATCTTCATTTACTGCACCGAGTGACGATTGGTGTGGCAGGCGGTAGCTTGTCACTCACAGATACGCATGGTCCTGTTGTGTGGCAGCCACGTTTGCATGTTCCAGATCTTTCGAATATTCATGGTGAGCTGGCAGAGGCACCGCCAGCACACATGCTTGAGAATAGCACGCAAATACTGGGGCCAGCAGAGCCTACCAGCTATAAGGATATTCTCATGACACAATGGCCGCGGGCAATCGGTAAGGATTTGGTAGCAATGCGAGACATGATTTTGGGACAAGTCAACAAATCCGCTATGGATACGCAAGCGCAGCAGGAGCTTTTGTGCTCTCGTCAGTGGCAAGATTGGACCCAGGCATTGGGATATCCGGTGTTACGCTCCAACAGCAGTCATCAACCGTTATCAATAGAGTCTTTACAAAAAGCGGCCCTGAGCATAACGGAAGATTTATGCGATCATACTGATTCGGCAACCGATCCTGAGGTGAAAAACAATGTATTTGCTTGCACTGCATATGCCGAGGGAGAACTGAGAGGGATTGATGCCGGGTTGGTGAGAATGTGCGTCGAGCGATTGGATGAAGCAGCTTTGTCTTCCATGCTGTTTGCTTTGCAATCACTAGGAGCGCTGACAACACCGGAACATGGATACAGTGAGGACGATATTTTCTCTGCTGTGAAGGTAGCGCCACGTCATCAGCCTGTCATTATGCGCTGGCTACAGATATTGACGGAGCGAGGTTATCTAGCACAGTCCGGTAGGGAGTATCAATGTGCGATTCGGATGACAGCAGACGAGGTACAGCGTCGTTGGGATTCAGTTAAGAAAGCATGGAACGGGAAACTAGGCTCTCCGATTGTCATCGACTATCTCATGGCTAATGCAGACAAGCTTCCGGAACTGATAAATGATAGCCAGCAGGCCGCACTGCTATTATTTCCCGAGGGCCGCATGAATGTTGCTAATGCTCTGTATCGGGATACGCTTATGGCGCGGTATTTGAACAAGTCGGTAGCGGAAGCGGTGATGCGGATCGCTGCTATAAAACAAGCTACCTCCTCTTCTTTGTCGGCTACCTCGAAAGTGTCCCTCCGCATTCTGGAGGTAGGCGCAGGGACAGGAGCAACTACCGATGTGGTTGTGGAGAGACTGAAAGCATCTGTTTCTAAGCAGTTGAACCTGGAGTATCTGTACACAGATGTGTCTCACTTTTTCCTATCAACAGCTCGCGAACGCTTCAAAGATTACCCTTGGATGCGTTTCCAGACTGTCGATATTGACAAAGATCTGTTTACGCAGGGATTGACACCCGGAAGCGTCGATATCGTGATTGCGGCAGGCATGCTTAACAATGCTCGCGACACGGATCAGGTTATGAACAATCTCATGCAAAGCCTTGCCCCGGGGGGATGGTTGGTCATCACGGAGCCTACTAGGGAATTTGTGGAAATGCTCATTTCACAGGCCTTCATGATGACTCCTCCCGAGGACGATCGAAAAAATACGCAATCCACCTTCATGTCTGTCCAGCAGTGGACTGATGTAATACAGCGTGCAGGCGCCAAGGAGTTTGTAGTACTACCAAATGAAGAGCACCCGCTCGCTCCTCTTGGACAAAAACTGTTTGTTGTAAGGAAGGAAGCGGATGCTGACGTGCAGTAG
- a CDS encoding saccharopine dehydrogenase, producing the protein MDKKTIGILGASGIVGREAVQTILAFTNHHVVLGGRNPDNLCESFKEMEARIECLHVDVYNEEQLHRFCSPCDIVINCAGPSKQIVDTVASACIEHAVHYVDVSGDEHLYRQLLKRQHEIKEKGLLFLISAGVYPGLSEIFPAYIAENELEEIDFLELFFAGQGDFSLNAAYDIVCSIEEDTGLGMTYCKQGEAKKIDGSFHRNYELPLPAGKRDTYPVLTQEFSQMAKQKKISSAYFYNSYQNNSVLNQFVMIKALQQYKTEEEKKASAKRLVEQFSAKKQGVEDFTMFHLIATGNRNGKKMRLVSTLLYRGDWNRLSGIIAGTVARLIAEDRSKESGCFFVSEGVSATRLIGALRKQTIDLTHSLIEIK; encoded by the coding sequence CTGGATAAAAAAACGATTGGTATCCTGGGAGCTAGTGGAATCGTAGGCAGAGAAGCCGTTCAGACCATTCTTGCTTTTACGAACCATCATGTTGTGCTAGGGGGCAGAAATCCAGATAATCTTTGCGAGTCTTTTAAAGAGATGGAAGCGAGGATCGAATGCCTCCATGTAGATGTTTATAACGAGGAGCAGCTTCATCGCTTTTGTAGCCCCTGCGACATTGTCATCAATTGTGCTGGGCCTTCCAAACAAATTGTCGATACCGTAGCTTCTGCATGCATCGAACATGCAGTCCATTATGTAGATGTTTCTGGAGATGAGCATCTTTACCGCCAACTGCTAAAGAGACAGCACGAGATCAAAGAGAAAGGACTGCTGTTTCTTATCTCTGCAGGGGTTTACCCCGGGTTATCGGAAATCTTCCCGGCTTACATCGCTGAAAACGAGTTGGAAGAGATCGATTTTCTTGAATTGTTTTTTGCAGGTCAGGGCGATTTTTCCTTAAATGCAGCCTACGATATTGTGTGTAGCATTGAGGAAGATACCGGTTTGGGAATGACCTATTGCAAGCAAGGTGAAGCAAAAAAAATAGACGGTTCGTTTCATCGGAATTATGAACTGCCACTTCCGGCAGGCAAACGTGACACTTATCCGGTCTTAACCCAGGAATTCAGCCAAATGGCAAAACAAAAGAAAATATCATCTGCTTACTTTTACAACAGTTATCAAAACAATTCTGTTTTGAATCAATTTGTGATGATCAAGGCTTTGCAGCAATACAAAACCGAAGAAGAGAAAAAGGCGTCAGCTAAACGGCTGGTTGAGCAGTTCAGTGCAAAGAAGCAGGGTGTGGAGGATTTCACCATGTTCCATCTGATTGCCACCGGAAACCGAAACGGCAAAAAAATGCGGTTGGTATCAACTCTCCTGTATCGGGGGGACTGGAATCGGTTATCGGGCATCATTGCCGGAACGGTAGCTCGCTTGATCGCGGAGGACAGAAGTAAGGAATCAGGTTGCTTCTTTGTGTCAGAAGGCGTATCGGCGACTAGATTGATCGGTGCTTTACGTAAGCAGACGATTGACCTTACGCATTCATTAATCGAAATAAAATAG